The Sporosarcina ureae genome includes a region encoding these proteins:
- a CDS encoding acyltransferase family protein: MNKKRLTWVDVTKGFLMILVVIGHYPGQLDFPLVKYIYWFHMPAFFILSGLFFKAVVEKGLMKLSIQKRFMQLIVPYLFFLSSITLIRYGIEIGSGNSDLSWYVNDLWTLVVGGRFIRGAYGVFWFVTTLFFTYLFFLWMTKNFNRTKQFIILAVFYSIAHLESLFAMHVIGGSPSTAAQTIPMIWNIDVALMAVVYFSLGYYLKSFWMNIPKKWLIAGSLVSITTISLDHYHVIDYHLSMKFLRYDHFILDLIIPLSFTLVLVGTFQLIAAKLSLNWLQRIEKHSLTIMYLHIFTDILLNDYFTYGIIGFTAFGLFVPIVVSIIIQKFLPHGKLLLGGFTQKKTTANRAITKKVPVHETFMNR, encoded by the coding sequence ATGAATAAGAAACGTTTAACTTGGGTAGATGTCACCAAAGGTTTTTTAATGATTCTTGTCGTCATTGGACATTACCCTGGACAATTGGATTTCCCACTCGTTAAGTATATTTACTGGTTTCACATGCCAGCCTTTTTCATTTTAAGTGGATTATTTTTTAAAGCGGTAGTTGAAAAAGGTTTAATGAAACTCTCGATTCAAAAGCGGTTTATGCAGCTGATTGTTCCGTATTTATTTTTCCTCTCAAGCATTACGCTCATCCGTTATGGGATCGAGATTGGTTCGGGGAATTCGGACTTGTCGTGGTATGTAAACGATTTGTGGACACTTGTTGTCGGTGGACGTTTTATACGCGGAGCCTATGGTGTATTCTGGTTTGTTACGACGCTATTCTTTACGTATTTATTTTTCTTATGGATGACTAAAAACTTTAACCGTACAAAACAATTCATTATTTTAGCTGTTTTTTATAGTATTGCTCACTTGGAAAGCTTATTCGCGATGCATGTCATTGGCGGTAGCCCATCTACGGCAGCGCAAACGATTCCAATGATTTGGAATATCGATGTCGCATTGATGGCAGTCGTCTATTTTTCACTCGGCTATTATTTGAAGAGTTTCTGGATGAACATACCGAAAAAATGGTTAATTGCAGGATCGCTCGTTAGTATCACGACCATATCACTCGATCATTACCACGTCATTGACTATCATTTGAGTATGAAATTTTTACGCTATGACCATTTCATCTTAGATTTGATCATCCCGCTATCTTTCACACTTGTGTTAGTTGGCACATTCCAACTCATAGCGGCTAAATTATCGTTAAATTGGCTACAAAGAATCGAAAAGCATTCTCTGACCATTATGTATTTGCATATCTTTACGGATATTTTATTAAATGATTACTTTACGTATGGAATTATTGGGTTTACTGCATTTGGCTTGTTCGTTCCCATCGTAGTTTCGATTATCATTCAAAAGTTTCTCCCACATGGAAAGCTACTCCTCGGTGGATTCACACAGAAGAAGACTACTGCAAATCGCGCTATAACGAAAAAAGTACCTGTGCACGAAACTTTCATGAATCGTTAA
- a CDS encoding DUF3784 domain-containing protein → MMITLLVMVVFIGLGIMFMNGKGAMLIAGYNTMSPVEKEKYDEVALCKFMGKMMFALSFSMVFWLLSDIYNNNSLFYVGFVLFIAIVVFMIMYMNVGNRFKK, encoded by the coding sequence ATGATGATCACGCTACTAGTTATGGTGGTGTTTATTGGTTTGGGAATTATGTTTATGAACGGCAAAGGAGCGATGTTAATTGCGGGCTACAATACAATGTCTCCAGTAGAAAAAGAAAAGTATGATGAGGTTGCACTTTGTAAATTCATGGGGAAGATGATGTTTGCATTGTCATTTAGCATGGTCTTTTGGTTACTTAGTGATATATACAATAACAATTCGTTGTTCTACGTTGGTTTTGTTTTATTTATTGCGATCGTTGTATTTATGATTATGTATATGAATGTAGGAAACAGATTTAAAAAATAG
- the hslO gene encoding Hsp33 family molecular chaperone HslO — MKDYLVKAVAYQNQVRAYAVNTTKTVAEAQRRHAALPTATDALGRSMTAGVILGAMLKGEEKVSVKINGGGPLGTILVDSNAKGEVRGYVSNPQTNLEMNEVGKAVGTNGLLTVSKDVGLMHPFVGQIPLVSGEIGEDYTSYLSKSEQTASAVGVDVVMNPDYSVKAAGGFIIQLLPGADEDVMNKIEERMKGIAPLSSVIAEDCTPEQLLEHVLGSENVTMLESMPVQFQCQCSLDRITNAIISLGSEEIQDMIQTDGQAEANCHFCNETYHFDTEQLEALKEVAL, encoded by the coding sequence ATGAAAGATTATTTAGTCAAAGCAGTGGCGTATCAAAATCAAGTGCGCGCATACGCTGTGAATACAACTAAAACAGTAGCGGAAGCACAACGACGGCATGCAGCCCTTCCAACAGCTACAGATGCCCTCGGACGTTCCATGACTGCTGGAGTTATTCTTGGCGCTATGTTAAAGGGCGAAGAAAAAGTATCGGTGAAAATTAATGGTGGCGGCCCACTTGGTACTATTCTTGTGGATTCGAACGCTAAAGGTGAAGTTCGAGGATATGTCTCGAATCCTCAAACCAACTTAGAAATGAACGAAGTCGGAAAGGCAGTCGGGACGAATGGTTTGTTAACAGTCTCAAAAGACGTGGGGCTGATGCATCCTTTCGTGGGACAAATCCCTCTCGTTTCCGGGGAAATTGGAGAAGACTATACATCGTATCTTTCTAAATCTGAACAAACAGCGTCTGCCGTCGGAGTAGACGTAGTAATGAATCCTGATTACAGCGTAAAAGCAGCAGGTGGTTTTATTATTCAACTCCTGCCTGGTGCAGATGAAGACGTCATGAATAAGATTGAAGAGCGAATGAAAGGCATTGCGCCACTCTCTTCCGTAATTGCAGAAGATTGTACACCCGAACAACTACTTGAGCACGTGTTAGGATCGGAAAACGTCACGATGTTAGAAAGTATGCCTGTTCAATTTCAATGTCAATGCTCTTTGGACCGCATCACCAATGCGATTATTAGCTTAGGCAGCGAAGAGATTCAAGATATGATCCAAACAGATGGACAAGCTGAAGCGAATTGTCATTTTTGTAACGAAACCTATCACTTTGATACAGAGCAGTTAGAAGCACTGAAAGAAGTCGCTTTATAA
- a CDS encoding DUF896 domain-containing protein, with protein MINQLGRINELAKKQREEGLTNAEVVEQTVLRQDYLREIRGQVMDTFSGLTVIDPLGNDVTPEKLRETKRN; from the coding sequence ATGATCAATCAATTAGGTCGTATTAATGAATTAGCTAAAAAACAACGTGAAGAAGGCTTAACCAATGCCGAAGTAGTCGAGCAGACCGTATTACGTCAAGATTACTTACGTGAAATCCGCGGACAAGTTATGGATACATTTTCAGGTCTGACAGTCATCGATCCTCTAGGAAATGATGTCACACCCGAAAAATTGCGTGAAACAAAGCGCAACTAA
- a CDS encoding LLM class oxidoreductase has translation MNTFQMHQGFARTFKENKLTLGLTFPMDQADEHRMPNSIAKQLELAKQAEDAGFAALYVRDSPLYDPNFGDSGVKHDPFQLLAYVSAHTSKIALGTASVVTTLRHPLHLAKSAASLDDLSNQRLLLGVATGDRPIEFPAFKVNRDERGELFRESIDVMKTVWKESFPTIQSERVGLKAGDVIPKPPLSTIPILGTGYSGQTIRWLAENTDGWMFYAQEANRQQELIKLWRQATTSFKPFIQPLTIHLSEKPNTSPRPIPIKVGFTSGHKFLIDYLYALQDIGVNHVILAIRNEDRPTTEVIQELQEFVVPHFSAHSMPLIRK, from the coding sequence ATGAATACATTTCAAATGCATCAAGGATTTGCTCGAACGTTTAAAGAAAATAAGTTAACACTCGGCCTGACATTCCCTATGGATCAAGCTGATGAGCACCGTATGCCGAATTCTATAGCGAAACAACTAGAGCTTGCCAAACAAGCGGAAGATGCAGGCTTTGCGGCATTATATGTAAGAGATTCACCTCTTTACGATCCGAACTTCGGGGATAGTGGCGTCAAGCATGATCCTTTTCAACTTCTGGCATACGTAAGTGCACATACAAGTAAAATCGCGCTAGGTACGGCAAGTGTCGTCACGACGTTGCGGCATCCGCTCCATTTGGCGAAGTCAGCTGCTTCATTAGATGATTTATCCAATCAGCGTCTATTGCTTGGTGTGGCTACGGGTGATCGCCCGATCGAGTTCCCAGCCTTCAAAGTGAATCGAGACGAACGTGGTGAATTGTTCAGGGAGTCAATAGACGTAATGAAAACGGTGTGGAAAGAATCTTTCCCTACGATTCAGTCCGAACGTGTTGGACTAAAAGCAGGCGATGTGATTCCTAAGCCACCATTGTCTACCATCCCGATTTTAGGTACCGGATATTCCGGACAAACGATCAGGTGGTTAGCCGAGAATACAGACGGTTGGATGTTTTACGCCCAAGAAGCAAATCGCCAACAAGAGCTGATCAAGCTTTGGCGTCAAGCGACAACTTCATTTAAACCGTTTATACAGCCTTTGACTATTCATTTATCCGAGAAGCCGAATACGTCGCCTAGACCTATTCCAATAAAAGTAGGCTTCACATCAGGTCACAAGTTTTTAATCGATTATTTATATGCACTGCAAGATATCGGAGTAAATCATGTGATCCTCGCGATCCGAAACGAAGACCGACCGACAACAGAAGTGATACAGGAGCTGCAAGAATTTGTCGTCCCGCACTTCAGTGCACATAGTATGCCGCTTATTCGTAAATAA
- a CDS encoding RrF2 family transcriptional regulator, with protein sequence MQMKTGVEQSLYAILILNMLPDRAVLPGETISQQLHASPTYTQKILRKLVRADLITSVPGVKGGFKLTRKPEEIRVYDIYLAIEGKQSLYSPSGVFHNMLNLEEDHDCALTALMAEAENSWKSILKRETVASIYEEINTEYNPKVQALQEWLKDKMV encoded by the coding sequence ATGCAGATGAAAACAGGAGTGGAACAGTCTTTGTACGCCATTCTGATCTTGAATATGTTGCCGGATCGAGCGGTATTGCCAGGAGAAACCATCAGTCAACAACTTCATGCATCGCCAACATACACCCAAAAGATCTTACGGAAATTAGTCAGAGCGGATTTGATCACTTCTGTTCCTGGAGTGAAAGGCGGGTTTAAGTTAACAAGAAAGCCTGAAGAAATTCGTGTGTACGATATATATTTAGCGATCGAAGGAAAACAGTCACTCTATTCTCCAAGTGGTGTTTTTCATAACATGCTTAATTTAGAAGAAGATCACGACTGCGCATTAACAGCTTTAATGGCTGAGGCCGAGAATTCGTGGAAGTCCATTCTTAAACGTGAAACGGTTGCGTCAATTTATGAAGAAATAAATACAGAATATAATCCGAAAGTACAAGCACTGCAAGAATGGCTGAAAGATAAAATGGTCTAA
- a CDS encoding ABC transporter ATP-binding protein, translating into MLDVLNVSKSYFSGNHKQKILNEINLIVRNGEIVGVVGESGSGKSTLARVVMQLEPADSGSIVFNGQLVTRKNRKSFYQASQLIFQNASAALNPSWTVRDILLEPLRTMKGDREAHIRRMLSKVKLSETHLHRYPSELSGGEQQRVNLLRSLLMEPELLICDEITSNLDRLIQREIIDLLLELNQEMGMSILFIAHDLPAVMYACDRIYVMKDGQIVDESVKTDGAFHFSHSYAKQLFDSVLGKRMKE; encoded by the coding sequence ATGTTAGATGTTTTAAATGTATCGAAAAGTTATTTCAGTGGCAACCATAAGCAAAAAATATTGAATGAAATTAATTTAATTGTTCGCAACGGGGAAATTGTGGGGGTAGTTGGAGAGAGTGGTAGTGGAAAAAGTACACTTGCGCGTGTCGTCATGCAACTTGAACCAGCAGATAGTGGTTCAATTGTGTTCAATGGTCAACTAGTTACACGGAAAAATCGAAAATCGTTTTATCAAGCGAGTCAATTGATTTTTCAGAACGCATCAGCAGCGCTAAATCCTTCATGGACGGTACGGGACATATTGCTTGAACCTCTCCGCACAATGAAAGGAGATCGTGAAGCGCATATTCGGCGAATGCTTAGCAAAGTAAAATTATCGGAAACGCATTTACATAGATATCCTTCCGAATTGAGTGGCGGTGAGCAACAACGTGTCAACTTGCTTCGCTCCTTGTTAATGGAACCTGAATTGCTCATTTGTGATGAGATCACATCCAATTTGGATCGGTTGATTCAAAGGGAAATCATTGACCTACTTCTAGAGTTGAATCAAGAAATGGGTATGTCGATTTTATTCATCGCGCATGACTTACCAGCGGTCATGTATGCATGTGATCGAATTTATGTCATGAAGGATGGACAAATAGTGGACGAAAGTGTGAAAACAGATGGAGCATTCCACTTTTCACATTCGTACGCGAAGCAACTATTTGACTCTGTACTAGGGAAGCGAATGAAGGAATAG
- a CDS encoding ABC transporter ATP-binding protein, whose protein sequence is MIEVRDLSITIQDQHIAQHVNFTIPRGKITSLIGESGSGKSMTVSALLGLLPVDAKVSGSVMYEGRNVLDASVQELERLRKQDVFTIFQDASNSFNPSVKIGRQLYAFSGERVGDTIEVFSKKMQWILDQLGLAWEVVEQYPFQLSGGMLQRCMIACAFYVEPPLLIADEPTSALDMVLQKEFIQLLIRLNKERGTTILLITHDLDIVAEAAHEMAVMQQGTVVETGAVETVFLHPHHIYTKQLLDSRF, encoded by the coding sequence ATGATTGAAGTAAGAGATCTATCGATTACAATACAAGATCAGCACATTGCGCAACATGTCAATTTCACAATACCACGCGGAAAAATCACGTCATTGATTGGTGAAAGTGGCAGTGGAAAAAGCATGACAGTTTCCGCCTTACTCGGCCTGTTGCCGGTAGACGCGAAAGTAAGTGGATCCGTAATGTACGAAGGGCGAAACGTATTGGATGCGTCTGTTCAGGAATTGGAAAGACTGAGGAAACAAGATGTATTCACAATATTCCAAGACGCATCGAACAGTTTTAATCCTTCTGTGAAGATAGGGCGTCAACTGTATGCATTTTCAGGTGAACGTGTAGGAGATACGATAGAAGTATTTAGCAAGAAAATGCAATGGATTTTAGATCAGTTAGGTCTTGCTTGGGAAGTTGTCGAGCAATATCCTTTTCAATTATCGGGCGGCATGTTGCAAAGATGTATGATCGCGTGTGCATTTTACGTGGAACCTCCTTTACTTATTGCGGACGAGCCTACATCCGCACTTGATATGGTGCTTCAAAAAGAATTCATTCAATTGCTAATTCGGCTCAATAAAGAACGGGGGACGACGATTCTCCTCATCACCCATGACCTGGACATCGTTGCAGAAGCCGCTCATGAAATGGCCGTTATGCAGCAAGGTACCGTAGTGGAAACTGGTGCAGTAGAAACGGTTTTCTTGCATCCTCATCATATCTATACGAAGCAATTATTGGATAGTAGATTTTAG
- a CDS encoding ABC transporter permease, whose protein sequence is MMSRKALWFWYSLLGLIIFLTMFSNWLAPFSPNDMNMDEVYSAPSSEHWLGTDHLGRDVLSRLLEGGKVTLAVASSSVILSLVTGIVYGGISGYFGGVIDTVMMRLLEALITIPSLIIILVFQAIIQGGMWGMALLIGLTGWLVTARIVRSEFIRLKEEEFVKMANMFETPVWKILWGHLLRNSIPAIFVVTLFNFAGAIFMEVSLSFLGIGIPPAIPSWGNMLYYAQNDILIGAWWIALFPGIMIFLTILAINFIGEAWKNPERRRVND, encoded by the coding sequence ATGATGTCACGAAAAGCACTTTGGTTTTGGTATAGCCTTCTCGGATTGATTATCTTTTTGACAATGTTTTCAAATTGGCTCGCCCCGTTTAGTCCGAATGACATGAACATGGATGAAGTGTATAGTGCACCGAGTAGTGAGCATTGGTTAGGAACGGATCATTTAGGCAGAGACGTTCTATCGCGTTTACTTGAAGGTGGAAAGGTGACGCTAGCAGTAGCAAGCAGTTCCGTGATTTTGTCGCTAGTCACAGGAATTGTCTATGGCGGTATTAGTGGATATTTTGGTGGTGTGATTGATACGGTCATGATGCGATTGCTAGAAGCTCTCATTACCATTCCTTCTCTCATTATTATTTTAGTGTTTCAAGCCATCATTCAAGGTGGGATGTGGGGGATGGCACTGCTCATTGGATTGACGGGATGGCTTGTCACCGCAAGAATTGTACGGTCAGAATTTATTCGCCTTAAAGAAGAAGAGTTTGTTAAAATGGCTAACATGTTCGAGACGCCTGTGTGGAAAATACTATGGGGTCATTTGTTGCGTAATAGTATCCCTGCGATTTTTGTTGTTACCTTATTTAATTTTGCAGGCGCGATATTTATGGAAGTATCCTTGAGTTTTCTTGGCATCGGTATACCTCCAGCAATTCCTTCTTGGGGGAATATGCTGTACTACGCGCAAAACGATATTTTAATTGGCGCATGGTGGATCGCGTTATTTCCAGGCATTATGATTTTCTTGACTATTCTCGCCATTAATTTTATCGGAGAGGCGTGGAAAAATCCGGAGCGGAGGCGTGTCAATGATTGA
- a CDS encoding ABC transporter permease produces MISKWVGKRMVMGILVLFIVSFLSFFIMQAAPGDPAAAFYGGNAQTLTAAEKERITRAYALDRPVAEQYIAWLSETVKGNLGISYKEGRPVSEIIRERLPNTLLLFSVTMFFIVLGSIWLGTVAGMKAGSIWDKGLSTFSIATSSIPAFWLGILFIYFFAVSLGVLPSSGSGDVDGHGGVIDKIRHLVMPASVLIVTHVGIYARFLQESIKIENSQYYVKVARANGVLDRTIRRGIVRNASIPYLNYMAMTIPSFFGGSIIVESLFAWSGLGQLTVKAVVTKDYPLLMGSIMVTGIIVVMSLFIVDLIMYAIDPKLRKGGVR; encoded by the coding sequence ATGATCAGTAAATGGGTAGGGAAGCGAATGGTGATGGGGATCTTGGTCCTCTTCATCGTGAGCTTCCTCTCTTTTTTCATTATGCAAGCGGCGCCTGGAGATCCTGCTGCTGCTTTCTATGGAGGCAATGCGCAGACGTTAACTGCAGCCGAAAAAGAACGCATTACCCGTGCATATGCATTAGATCGCCCTGTTGCCGAGCAATATATTGCATGGCTAAGTGAGACGGTCAAAGGGAATTTAGGGATCTCCTATAAAGAAGGTAGACCTGTGTCTGAAATTATTAGGGAACGACTGCCAAATACATTACTATTATTCAGCGTGACGATGTTTTTTATTGTGCTAGGCTCCATTTGGCTCGGTACGGTGGCGGGTATGAAGGCAGGTTCTATTTGGGATAAAGGACTTTCCACATTTAGTATCGCAACGTCTTCCATACCTGCTTTTTGGCTTGGTATTTTGTTCATTTATTTCTTTGCCGTGAGTCTAGGGGTCCTTCCTTCTTCTGGTTCTGGCGATGTGGATGGTCATGGCGGTGTGATTGATAAAATCCGTCATCTCGTTATGCCCGCCAGCGTGTTGATTGTAACGCATGTGGGGATTTACGCTCGCTTTCTACAAGAAAGTATTAAGATAGAAAACAGTCAATATTATGTAAAGGTGGCACGCGCAAATGGTGTATTGGATCGAACCATTCGGAGAGGAATTGTACGTAACGCCTCCATTCCTTATTTAAATTACATGGCAATGACCATTCCATCGTTCTTTGGTGGTTCTATTATAGTGGAATCATTATTTGCTTGGTCTGGACTCGGTCAATTGACGGTAAAGGCAGTTGTGACAAAGGATTACCCTTTATTAATGGGCAGCATTATGGTGACGGGCATCATTGTGGTCATGTCATTATTTATAGTTGATCTTATTATGTATGCCATAGATCCGAAGTTGCGTAAAGGGGGCGTCCGGTAA
- a CDS encoding ABC transporter substrate-binding protein has product MFRSNKKLLVLFMVLVVIVAGCSKKEDTKELTPSNENRLIYASEEEFEGLNPILEETNLDALLFRGVMRFDENNKVVTDIADSFEVSEDKLTYTFKLKEDITFHDGNELTADDIVFTIESIMDDQNASFLKSDFEEVASTNALDDYTVEITLKQPFTPLLDKLTVPILPKHAFEGVDMRTADFNSHPIGAGPYMFDKWDRGNSLTLQAYGDFFGTKPSIEKVIFKFIPDSNVRALQLKSGEVDVALLDPVQVENLEREANLTVYDIESADYRGILFNMNLDLWKDVNVRRAFSYATDREQIVKGILKGHGSVAYSPLQNHEFHNDQIEKYTYDLEKANALLDEAGWKENEDGIRSKDGEKLSFTITAPASDAVRVNMANYVAEGFKDVGADVKVAALDWSAITIEDADAFMVGWGSPYDADHHTHILFHSDESSVKGTGYNYGEYSNEKVDELLAKGRTETDPEERKAIYMQFQEVLANDPAFVFIAYENAVYGINKNVSGVKERTLGHHGSGFLWNVEEWKWNDQ; this is encoded by the coding sequence ATGTTTAGATCAAATAAGAAGTTACTTGTACTATTTATGGTACTTGTAGTTATTGTGGCAGGTTGTAGTAAAAAAGAAGATACAAAAGAATTAACTCCATCTAACGAAAATCGCCTAATTTATGCTTCTGAAGAAGAGTTCGAAGGGCTTAACCCGATTCTCGAAGAAACGAATCTAGATGCATTATTGTTTCGAGGCGTCATGCGATTTGATGAAAACAATAAAGTAGTTACCGATATCGCAGACTCTTTCGAGGTTTCAGAGGATAAACTTACGTATACGTTTAAGTTAAAAGAAGATATTACATTCCACGATGGGAATGAACTTACAGCAGATGATATAGTGTTTACAATAGAAAGTATTATGGATGATCAAAACGCTTCATTTTTGAAATCAGATTTTGAAGAAGTAGCATCTACTAACGCGCTGGATGACTATACCGTCGAAATTACATTAAAACAGCCATTCACACCATTACTGGACAAGTTAACCGTACCGATCCTTCCAAAACATGCTTTTGAAGGAGTCGATATGCGAACAGCAGACTTTAATAGCCACCCGATTGGTGCAGGGCCTTATATGTTTGATAAATGGGATCGTGGCAATTCGTTGACACTACAGGCCTATGGTGACTTTTTCGGAACGAAGCCGTCGATTGAAAAAGTCATATTTAAATTTATTCCAGACAGTAACGTCCGTGCACTACAGTTGAAGTCGGGCGAAGTGGATGTGGCCCTGCTAGATCCTGTACAAGTTGAAAACTTGGAAAGAGAAGCGAACTTGACGGTTTATGATATTGAATCGGCCGATTACCGAGGCATTTTATTCAATATGAATTTGGATCTTTGGAAAGACGTCAACGTGCGTCGTGCGTTTAGTTACGCAACTGATCGAGAGCAAATCGTAAAAGGTATTTTAAAAGGACATGGTTCTGTTGCCTATTCACCCTTGCAAAACCATGAATTCCATAATGATCAAATAGAAAAATATACGTATGACCTAGAGAAAGCGAACGCGCTGTTGGATGAAGCGGGTTGGAAAGAAAACGAGGACGGTATTCGTTCGAAAGACGGAGAAAAACTATCATTTACGATTACCGCCCCTGCAAGTGATGCCGTTCGTGTGAACATGGCAAATTATGTTGCTGAAGGTTTTAAAGACGTTGGTGCGGATGTAAAAGTAGCTGCACTCGACTGGAGCGCAATTACAATCGAAGACGCAGATGCGTTTATGGTTGGATGGGGCAGTCCGTATGACGCAGATCATCATACGCATATCTTGTTTCATTCGGATGAATCGAGCGTAAAGGGCACCGGTTATAACTATGGCGAATATTCGAATGAAAAAGTAGATGAACTGCTTGCAAAAGGACGTACAGAAACAGATCCGGAAGAACGCAAAGCGATTTATATGCAGTTCCAAGAAGTACTTGCGAATGATCCCGCATTTGTTTTTATTGCCTACGAAAATGCAGTGTATGGTATAAATAAAAATGTGAGCGGTGTGAAAGAACGAACGCTAGGTCATCACGGATCGGGTTTCCTTTGGAACGTCGAGGAGTGGAAGTGGAATGATCAGTAA
- a CDS encoding urea transporter yields the protein MGDKKRANQSMLVMKEGIFTAFLKASLKGISQIIYIENTITGLLILLAITVSSFSLGIIALLSAMIGTLVAKIGGADRTLIRQGLMSYNSVLTGLVLQTFLTGHTAWIVALVGAAITAIFTATLMYFFGNVGIPILTLPFILLTWFTLLASYKLEGIKLSDSLSPQSLANWELHIEGKINLLQSTFNGIGQIFFLTEAIPGLLLFIAVFWASTKMGIYAVIGNVVACVTALALAGEHTLILLGLYGYNAILTILAVSVVYNTKENRYAPITGVVAACITVPLMASVSIWLLPLGLPALTMPFVLSTWLILGARKILPNI from the coding sequence TTGGGAGACAAAAAAAGAGCAAATCAATCGATGCTAGTGATGAAAGAAGGAATCTTTACTGCTTTTCTTAAAGCATCTTTAAAAGGGATATCCCAAATCATTTATATCGAAAACACCATAACAGGTCTTCTAATTTTATTAGCTATTACGGTTTCTTCGTTTTCATTAGGGATTATTGCATTACTATCCGCCATGATTGGGACGCTTGTCGCAAAAATAGGCGGTGCAGATCGAACATTGATCCGTCAGGGTTTGATGAGCTATAACTCTGTGCTTACTGGGCTAGTATTGCAAACATTTTTGACCGGGCATACTGCTTGGATTGTCGCGTTGGTAGGAGCAGCGATCACGGCGATATTTACAGCTACACTCATGTATTTCTTTGGGAACGTCGGCATCCCCATCTTAACATTACCATTTATCCTACTCACTTGGTTTACACTGCTTGCATCGTATAAGCTCGAAGGTATCAAGTTAAGCGATTCATTATCTCCTCAAAGTTTAGCTAATTGGGAGTTGCATATAGAAGGTAAAATCAATCTACTTCAATCCACTTTCAACGGAATCGGTCAAATTTTTTTCCTTACTGAAGCCATACCAGGTCTCTTATTATTCATTGCGGTATTTTGGGCCAGTACGAAAATGGGCATCTACGCGGTCATCGGAAACGTCGTTGCATGTGTTACAGCTCTTGCTTTAGCTGGAGAACACACGTTGATCCTGTTAGGGTTATATGGCTACAACGCTATTTTGACTATTTTAGCGGTATCAGTCGTGTATAATACGAAAGAAAATCGCTATGCACCTATTACGGGGGTAGTCGCAGCATGTATTACAGTCCCTCTTATGGCGAGTGTCAGTATTTGGCTACTGCCGTTAGGGCTTCCTGCATTAACGATGCCATTTGTACTGAGCACTTGGTTAATACTGGGAGCTAGAAAAATTCTGCCGAATATATAA
- a CDS encoding class I SAM-dependent methyltransferase has protein sequence MLGYYNKLSSEVYDIDKYIGLSFGDVEFYSERLASFEGNILEPGVGTGRILIPLLEKGLNVDGFDGSSEMLNICRTNCESRGLQPKLFEGKMESFSLDTEYEAIIVPTGTFLLLHKREDSLSALNNFHKHLSDGGKLIVDIFLQTDLAVGKVSTRTWDVRNEEVITLESKIVEIDFINQYIISHNRYEKWNHGQLTQSELERFPLRWYGVAEFKMILEQAGFADIVISADYKHGEYPTNSTQIITFEAIARK, from the coding sequence ATGTTGGGTTATTATAATAAGCTTTCTTCAGAAGTATATGATATAGACAAGTATATTGGTCTGTCATTTGGAGACGTTGAATTTTACAGCGAAAGGTTGGCTTCTTTTGAGGGGAACATTCTTGAGCCCGGGGTGGGTACAGGCCGGATTCTTATTCCGCTACTAGAAAAAGGTTTGAATGTGGATGGTTTTGATGGATCCAGTGAAATGTTAAACATCTGCCGTACTAACTGTGAAAGTAGAGGGCTGCAGCCGAAGTTATTTGAAGGGAAGATGGAGTCTTTTTCTTTGGATACAGAATATGAGGCAATTATCGTGCCGACTGGAACGTTTTTATTGCTACATAAAAGAGAGGATTCTCTTAGTGCTCTGAACAACTTTCATAAGCATCTTTCCGATGGAGGTAAGCTGATTGTAGATATATTTTTGCAAACTGATCTTGCGGTTGGTAAGGTATCGACAAGGACTTGGGATGTCCGGAATGAGGAAGTGATCACGTTAGAAAGCAAAATAGTGGAGATAGACTTTATTAATCAGTATATCATTTCTCATAACCGATATGAAAAATGGAATCATGGGCAATTAACACAGTCAGAGTTAGAAAGGTTCCCGCTTCGTTGGTATGGGGTTGCAGAGTTTAAGATGATTCTTGAACAGGCTGGTTTTGCAGACATTGTTATCTCAGCAGATTACAAACACGGTGAATATCCCACTAATTCAACCCAGATCATCACATTCGAAGCAATTGCTCGTAAGTAA